The Flammeovirga agarivorans DNA window ACTTGACAATAGTGTTGAACTTGAATGGGTGACAGCTACTGAATTGAATGCTGAAAGGTTTGATATTCAAAGTTCATTTGATAACAGAAATTGGGTTGTTGAAGGTAGTGTTCTTGCTGCAGGAAATTCTTCAACAACAATTGAGTACAATTTTACAGCTCAAAATAATGGAGAAAAATATTACCGTCTTGTTCAATATGATTTTGATGGTAGATTTGAAGTTTTTGGCCCTTTGTTATTTGATAGTGAAGTTGAGAATAAAGTTTTTGTATATCCTAATATTCTTGATTCAGGTAATGACGTTTCTTTATTTTTTGATGGAGAATTCTCAAACCAAAATGTAAATATTACTTTGATGAAAATAAATGGTCAATTTATTTTTGAAAAGGTAATTTCAATTGAAGAGGGCAGTGGAGTTTACCCATTACAGGATATTGAGGGAGTAGAGGCTGGCTTCTACTTACTTAGATTTCAGGTAGGGGCAACTACTACCACGAGTAAACTCATTATTAGATAATCAATACTGACAAATAAGAATAATTTGAATGTGATGTCATCAAAAAATGGCATCACATTTTTCTTTTGTAACCCCAAAAAATTGCGATTTCTGCACAATTTTAATTTTTGTTTTAATGATTTTAATCATGCACCCCGTTACGCAAACCGTTGCAAAAAGAAATAAATAAATAAGTTGGCTTCACCTATTTTATAACCTAAAACAAAATACTATTTTAGCTATGTGAAGTTTGTGTTGTTACTTCTCAAAATCAATATTAAGTAAAAAATACATTGTCTAAAGACATATAAAAACAGTCTGAATGAAAGCGACTTTTAAAATACATTACGAAACCCAATTCGGTCAACAATTAGCTGTAGTCGGTTCAATTGCTGCCTTAGGTAAAGGTGTAGATGAAGAGGCCCTTGAAATGAATTATCTAGGCGGAGGCACATGGATTGCTGAAGTCGATTTATCAAAAACTAGAGCAAAATCATTCTCATACAATTACATTTTATTCGATAAATCTAATGGTATCAAATACAAAGAAGCTGGTACACCTAGAGTTGTTGAATTAAATAAGAAATTCAAAAATATCATCTTACAGGATGCTTGGAATCCTTACCATGAAGTTTCAAATGCATACGACACTGCTGCATTTGATGTTATCTTCAATACCAATGCTCCTAAAGTAAAAGCACCTAAAGGCTCAACGAAAAATGCAACATATTGCTTCGAGGTAAATGTTCCTAGAATCAACTCAGATTATGTAGCAAAAGTAGTAGGATCTACGGATGAGTTAGGTAATTGGGATATCGAAAAAGCGTTACCAATGGCTTACGACTCAGATCGTAATGTATGGACTGTAACAACACCTATTCAAAAAAGTCACCATAAACTGAAGTACAAGTATGTATTAGTAAATACTGCTGATAAGAAAGCTGCTCCAGAATTAGAAGGTGGTTTTGACCATGTTTATGATATCATTGAAAACGACCCAAAAACATTTGTAAAGTTTTCTGATCATAGATTTGCTTACGATAGACACAATTGGAAAGGAATGGGGGTTGCATTACCCGTATTCTCATTAAGAACTGATAATGGTTTAGGTGTAGGTGAATTCTTGGATATCAAAGAATTAGTAGATTGGTCTACAGAAACAGGAATGCGTTTAGTGCAAATTCTTCCTGTAAATGATACAATGGCTACATATACTTGGGTAGATTCATATCCTTATGCATCTGTTTCAGTATATGCACTTCATCCTCTTTATATTAATCTTGAAGCTATTGGTGAGCTGAAAGATAAAAAGAAGATGACTAAGCTGAAAAAACTTAAGAAAACATTAAATGCATTAGATACTGTTGATTACGAAGCAGTAATGAATGCAAAAATGGACTACTTAAGAGAGATTTGGTCTGAGAAAAAAGCATCGTTCTTGAAAAGTGCAAAAGTGAAAGCATTTATCAAAGAACAAGGAGAGTGGTTATTACCATATGCTGCTTTCTGTTACTTCAGAGATAAATACAAGACTCCAGACTTTACTAAGTTTGAAGACTTTGCAGTTTATGATGCTAAAAAAGTAGCAAAACTTTTTGATACTAAATCAAAAATTAAAGATGATGTAAACTTCTACGTATTTGTGCAATACCATTTACATGCACAATTATTAGAAGCATCAGAATATGCACAATCAAAAGGTGTTGTATTAAAAGGTGATATTCCAATTGGTATTTACAGATTCTCTGCAGATGCTTGGACAGCTCCTCATTTATACAACATGAACGGTCAAGCGGGTGCTCCACCAGATGACTTTGCTGTAAATGGTCAGAACTGGGGATTCCCAACTTACGATTGGGATACAATGAAAGAGGATAACTACGCTTGGTGGACAAGCCGTATGACTCACCTTTCTCAGTATTTCCAAACATTCCGTATCGACCATATTCTTGGTTTCTTCCGTATTTGGGAGATTCCAATCGATTCAGTACAAGGTTTATTAGGTCAGTTTAGACCTGCTATTCCATTGCACTTATCAGAGTTTGAGAACAGAGGTGTTCAATTTGATTTTGATAGATTCTGTACACCATACATCAGAGAGCATTTCCTAGGAGAATACTTCGGTTATGATACTGATTGGGTGAAAAACGAATTCCTTGAGCAGAAATGGGATGGTGCTTATAACTTTAAAGCGAAGTTTGATTCTCAGGTTAAAATCCAAGAATATTTCAACGGAATTAAGCCTAAGGATGATGAAGATAAAGCAAGATTAGAAGCGATCAGAGATGGTCTTTATAGCTTGCATAATGAGGTTTTATTAATTCCTGCTTTAGGGTACACAGACGGCATGCACTATGCACCGCGTGTAACAATGGATAAGTCTAGAACTTTTGCAGAATTATCACCAGCACAGAAGCATCACTTCCATGAGTTGTATATTGATTATTTCTTCAAACGTCAAGAAACACTTTGGGCAGCTCAAGCAATGGAGAAACTTCCTGCCATCAAGGAAGCAACGAACATGTTGATCTGTGGTGAGGATTTAGGTATGGTTCCAGATTGTGTACCTGGAGTAATGACTGAACTTGAAATTTTAAGTTTAGAAATCCAACGTATGCCTAAAGATCCAACGATTGCATTTGGTCACCCAGGTAATTATCCTTACGAATCAGTAGCTTCCCCTTCATCACATGATATGTCTACTGTAAGAGGATGGTGGACTGAAGATAGAGGTGATACGCAACGTTTCTACAATGAGATCTTGGGTAACTGGGGTGAAGCACCAATGGAGTGTGAGCCATGGATTGCTGAGCAAGTTCTTCAACAGCATTTATACGCTGACTCAATGTGGTGTATTTTCCCACTACAAGATATGTTAGCGATTGATGCTGAGATCAGAAGAGAGGATCCAGAAGATGAGCGTATCAACGTTCCTGCGATCAAGCATCACTATTGGAGATATAGAATGCACCTTTCTTGTAAGGAGTTAATCGAACAAAAGAATTTCAATAACAAATTGAAAGGTTTGATTACAGCATCAGGTAGAAATACTAAATTCTAATATAGAATTTTATAAATATGATAGGCCCTGTTTACTTAAAAACAGGGCCTTTTTTATTTTGTTATTCTCATGGAATGATTTAACGACAAACTCATTTTACGGATAATAATAAGAATAACGAAATAATATTTTTATAAACTATTCAGTTACCTGAATACTGATATTTAACATAGAACTTATTTCAGGAACATTAGAAGAAAGTGACTCTTCAACATTGATAATACCCTCTTCTGATGGACCTTGATCAGCCCCTGATTGCCTAGGAGCCTGATACATTCCTGCACCAGCATATTGATCAGATTCTGTTCCAGCATCTAATAATTGTATATAATCGGATAAGTTGCCAGATAAAGGTGTATTACCATCAAATAAGGGTAACTGATCAATAGCTAATACCCAATCATTACTTTGAACTAACATTGTAGCAAACGATAAACGATCATTCTCACTAGCAGTAAAAGTAAATGTATACGATTGACCAGGGAAGATAGGAGCTGGAGCATCAGTACTTGCAGGTGTGTTGAAGACATTTTCAAAGCCAGAAACATCTCCATCTTCAGCTAACATTTCGAAGGCTTGAGATGCCATACTTCCAATACTAAATAAATTATTTGACTCTCCAATTGAAAATGCTCCGGGAGCGAAAGGTGAGACTAATCCTGTTGTCGCTTCAAGTACCTCATTCATACTAGTTATATCTCCATCTTCAGCGATAGGTTCTAATGAAGATGAAGCTGCTACACCTTCTTGAAATAATGGATATTGACCATCATAGTGTACTACCCAATTTCCGGGTGCAAGAGGGGTAGGAAGAGAACTGTTATCTGATATATTTCGTAATGTGAGGGTAAATTGAGTACCTCCATCATGGCTTAACATGACTTCAATGACATCACTTAAAGCAGGATAAGTGTAACCATCATTGACGTCTGAGATTAAACGAACAATGCCATTTTCTTCTGTTCCGGTATTAGGACCTGATTGTCTAGGTGCTTGATTTTCACCTGTGCCAGGCATTTCGTTAACTTCAGTTCCCGCATCCCAAAGGTAAAACTGATTGGTGATGTCTCCCGTTAATGCTTCGCCATCATCGTTATACAAAGCAATGCCGTCATCTGCAGGTGCATAGAACAAGTCATTGGATTGTACAAACATAGTAGCTAAGTTAAGATAATGTCCTTGGCCTGCATTAAATGTAATGACTTGCTCATTACCGGGTGTAATTAGATCTGTGCCACCAAAAGCATAATAATCAAATGGTGTCATACTATTTTCAATAGTTACAGTAAATTCAGTTGCAGGGAGATTGACAGGGTCGTCGTTGTTGTCGTCATTATCAGAACAGGCAATAAATAAAGGAATAGCTGAAAGGCTAAGTAACAAATTAGTGAATTTCATAGAATAGAGTAGTTTATGTTTTTAAATTACATAAGTGATTGATAACTGATCGCGATCTTGTTATACAATTTTACTTAACTATTTTTCTATGAACTGTGAGCTACTTCACATTTGCCTTTTATTTATCCTTTTTACTTAGAATTTTTTTCTCTTTATCTAATGCCCAATCTAAAATTCCAACTTTCCAATTGAATCTATGTACGAGATTAACCCTGAATTGCCCCATCCAATACAAAGTGACATTATCAGAAGCGGTAGTGATATTATAGGATTCCAAAACCAAGGAGGAACCGACATACATCCGGTCGGTATTATATCCAAATGCTAAACGGGCATTATACTTTAGGCCACCTTTCCAAATTGTATCTTTCTCATTACCATAATCCGTTTCGAAAAAATAATGACCAAAGGTGATACCATAACCAAGAGCCAATGAGCCTGTGATAAAAAATCGTTTAAATAAAATTACGGATTGAGCATAACCAGCTGATAAACCCATACTACCATACCATCCACTAATGATATTAGAAGAGAGTAGGTATTCTTCTCTTAGGTTTTCTGGAACCAAAGAGGAGTCTGCTTTTATTCTTACAAAATTGAGATAAGGGCCATATAGCAAACTTCCAGACGTCTTTTTTTGAACTTCTGTTTGTGCAAAAGCTGCTCTGAAAGAGAATTTTTCATAATTGTGGATCCAAAATGAGGATAAACCAAAAGTATTGATCACCATATCACCTCTTAGTTGAGTTGGAGGTTGGGGGTCTCTAATGGGATCATTTTCGTTTACTTCGGATATGTAAAAACCTTTATAAAATTGTAAACCAAGATCGACGGCAAATTTTCTTGCATACAAATAGGATCTCATGTCTAACTTATTGGTTTCTCCATACACATCATCATCATTATTTATAGCAGGGAAATTGAAACCAAAGTTAATACCTAAACCTTTGTAGTTGAACCCAAAACCTAGGTTCAAGTTGCCATTTGGAGCATATACCAAGTTATCATGACTAGATATTCTTTTACCTGAATTTACTACAAGCTCATTGAATTTATAGACAGTATAAAGACGTAAATGAAGCATGTCATTAAATGACTTGTAATACGTCGTATCATGATCCAATTTGATTTCTTCTTCTTCTTGGGCATAAGTAGTGATTGGACTACAAAAGAGTACAAGGAATAATAATGTTATGAATCCTTTCAAAATAAAAAATAGATGAATACTTGATTGATTAAGCTAAAATACAATAAAAAAGTGAGGAATTTGAAAGCCCTTTATTATAAATCAGAGATTAAAAATGGAAGTGTACCCAATAAGTAAAATATTCGCCCTAGAAGGTAAATTCTATTCATCTGTTTTGCTCGTTTTTAAAACTGTAATTCAAGTTAATTAAATCACGATTTTATGAAGAAGATTGTCTTATTACAGTTATTATCACTACTCTCTTTGATTACTTTCGGTCAAAAGAAAAATCAGAAACAACCAAACATATTGGTGATTTGGGGTGATGATATAGGGGTTCACAATATAAGTGCTTATAACCATGGTATGATGGGTTATCAGACTCCCAACATCGATAGAATTGCCGAAGGTGGAGCTTTATTTACAGATTATTATGCAGAGCAAACATGTACAGCAGGTAGGGCGGCTTTTATTACAGGTCAGCATCCTTTTCGTACTGGGTTACTTACCATTGGTATGCCTGGTTCTGAGCATGGTATTCCTGAATGGGCCCCAACGATTGCTGATGTTTTGAAAGATAAAGGATACACATCCGGTCAGTTTGGTAAGAATCATTTAGGAGATAGAGATCAACATCTGCCTACGAACCATGGCTTTGATGAATTCTATGGGAACTTATATCACTTAAATGCGGAAGAAGAACCTGAAGGATATTATTACCCTAAAGACCCCGAATTCAAGAAAAAGTATGGTCCAAGAGGAGTAATTCACTCGTATGCAGATGGTAGAGTATCAGACACGGGACCGTTGACAAAAAAGAGAATGGAAACAATTGATGATGAAGTTTTAGATGTATCTCTACAATTTATGGAAAAGGCACATAAGTCTGGAAAACCATTCTTTATTTGGCATAATGCTACAAGAATGCATGTGTGGACACATCTGAAAGAGGAAACAGAAGGGAGAACAGGTGTTGGTGTTTACGCTGATGGAATGGTAGAGCATGATGATCATGTCGGTAAATTACTAGACAAATTAGAAGAATTGGGGATTGAGGACAATACAATCGTTATGTATTCTACAGATAATGGAGCAGAAACTTGGACTTGGCCTGATGGTGGATGTACTCCTTTTCATGGAGCCAAAGGTACAAACTGGGAAGGAGGTCATAGAGCACCAATGTTGATGAAATGGCCAGGGACTATTCAACCCGGAACAGTTTATAATGATATTATTGCGGGTAATGATTTAATGCCAACTCTTGTAGCTGCAACTGGTGAAGATCAATTGGTAGAAAAGATGAAAGTGGGTTATAAAGCAAATGGAAAAGAATGGAGAGTACATTTAGATGGTTATAACTTCTTGCCTTATTTTAAAGGGGAAGTAGAAAAGGGACCAAGAAATGAATATTTATACTTTGGTATGGACGGACAGTTGAACGCGATTAGATATGGAGACTTTAAAGCACATTTCAATATATGGAATGGCGAAAGTGATATCTTCGACGGACCATACACGACAAAGGCTCAAATACCTTTGATCTTTAACCTCAGGGCTGATCCATATGAAAGAGCAATGGAATCGGGTGCTTATATGAAATTTGCTGGAGAGCAAATGTGGTTATTTGTGCCACTGCAAAATATTATTGGAGAGTTTTTGAAAACGGTACCTGAATATCCATTTCAAACTGGTAGCTCATTATCTGCTAGTGAAATTGATTATAACCTTTTCAGAAAACAGAAAGCTAACCAACAAATGAATAAGTTGTTAGAAGATATAGAAAAGATGAAATAAAATACTGAAATTGATAGAGGTGAACTATTGTAACCTCTATCAATTTTTTCTCTATGGAAAAAAATACTTCTAATACATTTATTTTTAGTGGCTCTGCGTCAAGCATTATTAAAGAATGGGAAAGAAATTTTAAAGCCCAAAATGAAGAAGGGTGTCTCAAAATAAGAAATGAAAAATTTAAAGCAGATATCTTTCATGCTAGACTCGTTCGAGGCTTTGATGTTTATCAGAATAATGTGCGTTTTACTGAACAATGCCATTTCAAATATGAAGGATCGAAACTTCATCAATCTTTAGTTATGATTTTTGACTTCAAAGGAAACTTATTCCAACAAATCAATACGAATCAAACTAATTTACATGGTAGTATGATACTGCAAGATGGAAGTTATTCCTTCTCTCTTAATAATGACTTAGACGAAACGTATCAATGGATTTCATTACGAATTTCTTTAGAACTGATTGAAGAAAATTATCCTGCATTAATGAAGCTTTTCGATCTAGTATCAAAACCTGATCAAAGTTGGATTATCTATGAGTTTATGCCATATGAAGTGAAAAGTCTACTCAAAGATTTATATGCAATACCTGAGGGTAAAAGTAATATTTATAAAAAGAGGATTCTATTTTCTAGAATTATTGAATGTATGGGTGTTTTCTATGAAAGATTGTTAGAAAAAAGTCACTTTAAAAGTTATAATCTACATGAAGATGACCTGGAAAAACTTCTAATGATTAAAGATGATATTTTTAGTAGCCTAGAACAGATTCCTAGCATTGATGACCTTTCTGAAAAATACGGTTATTCTAGGTCTAAATTTACTCGTGATTTTAGAAAAGTATATGGTACTTCTGTATATCAATTTCATTTGGATTATAGATTGGAAAAGGCATATGAATTCTTAAAAGAGGGAAATAAAACTATTACGGAAGTTGGTCGAGCAGTAGGCTATATTTCTTTATCAAAGTTTTCTTATGCATTTAAAAGTAAATACAAAGTATCACCTAAGCTGGTGAGGTAATCAATAAATCACAACATAAAAAAAGCTAGTCTGTTCGACTAGCTACTTTTGGTTCTGCTGTAAGGGAAATTCATTTTATCAATGAATCTTTGGTGGTGGTGTTCAGCATAATGTTCACTATAATAAACCTCATACCTCCAATAAAAGTTCAGAACATTTGAAAAAAATACGCATGTAAGGCTTTTAAAGAAAAAGCTATTTTATACGGAACTTTTTTACTCTTCAGGAAAATCATCTAAAGAAGTGATCACTGGCGGTTCATCTTCATGTACATCAACAGCTAATCCATCTTCATGAGATAATGATATTTTTACTTGGTTTTCATTTTCGAAAACAAGGATCATTTCATCATTAGGGTAGAAGTCGTCTTTAATTTTTGTCAGTTTTACATTGACAATTTTTTGATTGAGTACATCCGCCCAAACATCCATTTTTATTACTCTAAAGCTCTTAATGTCAATTTTTCCATTGAATTGCTCTAACAGTTTTGTACGCTCTGTAACGGGATCAAAGCTGACTATTTTAATACCATCACTTTCTTCGCCAGCTGTAAATGTTAGACGAGTTTTATCATCAAACCTAAGTTCCAACCAATCTAAACATTGGAATTCTTCAGACTCATTAGACATATTACTCCAAATATGATAGATGACATCATTGATACTGACACCTACTAAAGATTGAAGTGTTTTGATTTCCTCAGGTTTGAATTTTTGTATTTCTTCCATCTTATAATAATAAAAAAGCACTCTTGAGATACAAATGTACATCAAGAGTGCTATTAATTACTAGAAAATAGTGATTAATAAAAATCAACAGTTACGTTAGGCATCTGTGATTTGAATTGATCTACTTTTTTCTGATTTAATTTCGTTTTGTAGCATTTCAAGGACTTTAGTTTTGGTAGCCCTACTAAATACTTCAAGTTGTTTACGCTAGTATTGTAACATTCGAATGATGTTAAACCTTTCATATTCGTTACATATGATATGTTTTTCACCTTCACAATACCAGAAACTTTTAATTTTTGCATCTTATTTAAACCTCCCAAAGCTGTAAATTTCTCCACCAAAGTATTTGAGATATTTAATGCAGTAAGATTGGTTAAACCTGTAATAGGAGTAATGTCTGAAACAGGTGTATTATCAATAGATAACTCCTCTAAAGATTTAATTCCTGAAATAGGTGATAAATCATTAATTCTTGTAAATGCAATATTCAATTCCTTTAAGTTGAATAGCATTGTTAAAGGAGAAAGGTTTCTAATGCTTTTATGGTTACTTAGATCAATTTCTTGAATAAGGTTGATTTTATGTAACTCAATTTTTGTAGGTTGATCACTCTTGATCTTTGCTTGATCACCGAATACTTTTTTCCAGTCAGCATTTAGACCATCCCACCACATTTGAAGTTTTGCTGTTCTAAAAATCACCAAAGCAGCTGATTCTTTAGAGAAAGCGATAAATGCATTTTCATCACATTGCGTATTGTCTGCTTCAATTAATTTTAAAGAAGAAAGCTTTTTAAGTGGTGTAACTGAGCTTACTGAAGTATTTGAAATATCAATCTTTGATAGC harbors:
- a CDS encoding DUF4421 family protein; amino-acid sequence: MKGFITLLFLVLFCSPITTYAQEEEEIKLDHDTTYYKSFNDMLHLRLYTVYKFNELVVNSGKRISSHDNLVYAPNGNLNLGFGFNYKGLGINFGFNFPAINNDDDVYGETNKLDMRSYLYARKFAVDLGLQFYKGFYISEVNENDPIRDPQPPTQLRGDMVINTFGLSSFWIHNYEKFSFRAAFAQTEVQKKTSGSLLYGPYLNFVRIKADSSLVPENLREEYLLSSNIISGWYGSMGLSAGYAQSVILFKRFFITGSLALGYGITFGHYFFETDYGNEKDTIWKGGLKYNARLAFGYNTDRMYVGSSLVLESYNITTASDNVTLYWMGQFRVNLVHRFNWKVGILDWALDKEKKILSKKDK
- a CDS encoding arylsulfatase, whose amino-acid sequence is MKKIVLLQLLSLLSLITFGQKKNQKQPNILVIWGDDIGVHNISAYNHGMMGYQTPNIDRIAEGGALFTDYYAEQTCTAGRAAFITGQHPFRTGLLTIGMPGSEHGIPEWAPTIADVLKDKGYTSGQFGKNHLGDRDQHLPTNHGFDEFYGNLYHLNAEEEPEGYYYPKDPEFKKKYGPRGVIHSYADGRVSDTGPLTKKRMETIDDEVLDVSLQFMEKAHKSGKPFFIWHNATRMHVWTHLKEETEGRTGVGVYADGMVEHDDHVGKLLDKLEELGIEDNTIVMYSTDNGAETWTWPDGGCTPFHGAKGTNWEGGHRAPMLMKWPGTIQPGTVYNDIIAGNDLMPTLVAATGEDQLVEKMKVGYKANGKEWRVHLDGYNFLPYFKGEVEKGPRNEYLYFGMDGQLNAIRYGDFKAHFNIWNGESDIFDGPYTTKAQIPLIFNLRADPYERAMESGAYMKFAGEQMWLFVPLQNIIGEFLKTVPEYPFQTGSSLSASEIDYNLFRKQKANQQMNKLLEDIEKMK
- a CDS encoding spondin domain-containing protein; protein product: MKFTNLLLSLSAIPLFIACSDNDDNNDDPVNLPATEFTVTIENSMTPFDYYAFGGTDLITPGNEQVITFNAGQGHYLNLATMFVQSNDLFYAPADDGIALYNDDGEALTGDITNQFYLWDAGTEVNEMPGTGENQAPRQSGPNTGTEENGIVRLISDVNDGYTYPALSDVIEVMLSHDGGTQFTLTLRNISDNSSLPTPLAPGNWVVHYDGQYPLFQEGVAASSSLEPIAEDGDITSMNEVLEATTGLVSPFAPGAFSIGESNNLFSIGSMASQAFEMLAEDGDVSGFENVFNTPASTDAPAPIFPGQSYTFTFTASENDRLSFATMLVQSNDWVLAIDQLPLFDGNTPLSGNLSDYIQLLDAGTESDQYAGAGMYQAPRQSGADQGPSEEGIINVEESLSSNVPEISSMLNISIQVTE
- a CDS encoding helix-turn-helix domain-containing protein, giving the protein MEKNTSNTFIFSGSASSIIKEWERNFKAQNEEGCLKIRNEKFKADIFHARLVRGFDVYQNNVRFTEQCHFKYEGSKLHQSLVMIFDFKGNLFQQINTNQTNLHGSMILQDGSYSFSLNNDLDETYQWISLRISLELIEENYPALMKLFDLVSKPDQSWIIYEFMPYEVKSLLKDLYAIPEGKSNIYKKRILFSRIIECMGVFYERLLEKSHFKSYNLHEDDLEKLLMIKDDIFSSLEQIPSIDDLSEKYGYSRSKFTRDFRKVYGTSVYQFHLDYRLEKAYEFLKEGNKTITEVGRAVGYISLSKFSYAFKSKYKVSPKLVR
- a CDS encoding 4-alpha-glucanotransferase, with translation MKATFKIHYETQFGQQLAVVGSIAALGKGVDEEALEMNYLGGGTWIAEVDLSKTRAKSFSYNYILFDKSNGIKYKEAGTPRVVELNKKFKNIILQDAWNPYHEVSNAYDTAAFDVIFNTNAPKVKAPKGSTKNATYCFEVNVPRINSDYVAKVVGSTDELGNWDIEKALPMAYDSDRNVWTVTTPIQKSHHKLKYKYVLVNTADKKAAPELEGGFDHVYDIIENDPKTFVKFSDHRFAYDRHNWKGMGVALPVFSLRTDNGLGVGEFLDIKELVDWSTETGMRLVQILPVNDTMATYTWVDSYPYASVSVYALHPLYINLEAIGELKDKKKMTKLKKLKKTLNALDTVDYEAVMNAKMDYLREIWSEKKASFLKSAKVKAFIKEQGEWLLPYAAFCYFRDKYKTPDFTKFEDFAVYDAKKVAKLFDTKSKIKDDVNFYVFVQYHLHAQLLEASEYAQSKGVVLKGDIPIGIYRFSADAWTAPHLYNMNGQAGAPPDDFAVNGQNWGFPTYDWDTMKEDNYAWWTSRMTHLSQYFQTFRIDHILGFFRIWEIPIDSVQGLLGQFRPAIPLHLSEFENRGVQFDFDRFCTPYIREHFLGEYFGYDTDWVKNEFLEQKWDGAYNFKAKFDSQVKIQEYFNGIKPKDDEDKARLEAIRDGLYSLHNEVLLIPALGYTDGMHYAPRVTMDKSRTFAELSPAQKHHFHELYIDYFFKRQETLWAAQAMEKLPAIKEATNMLICGEDLGMVPDCVPGVMTELEILSLEIQRMPKDPTIAFGHPGNYPYESVASPSSHDMSTVRGWWTEDRGDTQRFYNEILGNWGEAPMECEPWIAEQVLQQHLYADSMWCIFPLQDMLAIDAEIRREDPEDERINVPAIKHHYWRYRMHLSCKELIEQKNFNNKLKGLITASGRNTKF